One genomic segment of Nocardioides cavernaquae includes these proteins:
- a CDS encoding ABC transporter permease: MSLDLLAAEHGLTRVGGRPTLAAYLRELWRRRHFAIALGAARAYSRNQGSFLGQTWAILTPLLWAGVYLLVFGVMLGTDAGIGNYIGFLVIGVFLFHFTSANINNGSGAIVNNSGLVTSLQFPRALLPFSIVLAELFTLAPALLVLLVLVPLSGEAPQWSWLLLPFAIGLQWIFGTGAALLCARLVNDVRDLGQLIPFGIRGLMYASGVFYSIDRYAGDGVVGWLLTHQPIAVYLELGRATLLAEYDASLTLWLWGAAWAALALVVGLVYFWRGEARYGRG, translated from the coding sequence GTGAGCCTCGACCTCCTCGCCGCGGAACACGGTCTGACCCGGGTCGGCGGCCGCCCCACGCTGGCGGCGTACCTCCGCGAGCTGTGGCGACGTCGCCACTTCGCGATCGCGCTCGGCGCGGCCCGCGCCTACAGCCGCAACCAGGGCAGCTTCCTGGGCCAGACCTGGGCGATCCTCACACCGCTGCTGTGGGCCGGGGTCTACCTGCTCGTCTTCGGCGTCATGCTCGGCACGGACGCCGGCATCGGCAACTACATCGGCTTCCTGGTCATCGGGGTCTTCCTGTTCCACTTCACCAGCGCGAACATCAACAACGGCTCGGGCGCGATCGTCAACAACTCCGGGCTGGTGACGTCGCTGCAGTTCCCCCGGGCACTGCTGCCGTTCAGCATCGTGCTGGCCGAGTTGTTCACCCTCGCCCCGGCCCTCCTCGTGCTGCTGGTGCTGGTCCCGCTCTCGGGCGAGGCCCCGCAGTGGTCGTGGCTGCTGCTGCCCTTCGCGATCGGCCTGCAGTGGATCTTCGGGACGGGCGCCGCACTGCTGTGCGCCCGCCTGGTCAACGACGTCCGCGACCTCGGCCAGCTCATCCCGTTCGGGATCCGCGGCCTCATGTATGCCTCCGGCGTCTTCTACTCGATCGACCGCTACGCCGGAGACGGCGTCGTCGGCTGGCTGCTGACGCACCAGCCGATCGCGGTCTACCTCGAGCTCGGCAGGGCCACCCTCCTTGCCGAGTACGACGCGTCGCTGACGCTGTGGCTCTGGGGTGCCGCGTGGGCCGCGCTCGCGCTCGTCGTCGGGCTGGTCTACTTCTGGCGCGGAGAGGCGAGGTACGGCCGTGGCTGA
- a CDS encoding nucleotide sugar dehydrogenase, translated as MTATITHLTDKTATPAPRQRRTATKKATVDLVVIGLGYVGLPLAQAASRAGLSVVGLDVSERAVAGLNEGRSHVDDLSDDDIAALKEAGFRATTDASVLAEAAVAVICVPTPLGAEGGPDLGAVKSAVGVIGEHLHPGQLVVLESTTYPGTTQDVVLPQLEAASGLVAGEDFHLAFSPERIDPGNATWGLTNTPKIVGGITPESTERAATFYRRFVDTVVEASGPAEAETAKLLENTYRHINIALVNEMARFCHELKIDLWDVIRCASTKPFGFQAFYPGPGVGGHCIPIDPNYLSHNVRAKLGYPFRFVELAEEINATMPSYVAHRAQNLLNAHGKAIHGSSVLLLGVTYKPDIADQRESPAVPLARHLDLLGARVVYHDPNVQNWEPGLDVTRADDLATALAFADLVILVQPHSAYDVPALVESSRLFFDTRGVTQGDGAHRL; from the coding sequence ATGACCGCCACGATCACCCACCTGACCGACAAGACGGCCACCCCCGCACCTCGCCAGCGCCGCACGGCCACGAAGAAGGCGACCGTCGACCTGGTCGTGATCGGCCTCGGCTACGTCGGGCTGCCGCTCGCTCAGGCCGCCAGCCGCGCCGGTCTCTCGGTCGTGGGGCTGGACGTCAGCGAGCGTGCGGTCGCCGGCCTGAACGAGGGTCGCTCCCACGTCGACGACCTGAGCGACGACGACATCGCAGCCCTGAAGGAGGCGGGGTTCCGGGCGACCACGGATGCCTCGGTCCTCGCCGAGGCGGCCGTCGCGGTGATCTGCGTGCCGACTCCGCTGGGCGCCGAGGGTGGGCCCGACCTGGGGGCCGTGAAGTCCGCGGTCGGCGTGATCGGTGAGCACCTGCACCCGGGCCAGCTCGTGGTGCTCGAGTCGACGACGTACCCGGGCACGACGCAGGACGTCGTCCTGCCGCAGCTCGAGGCGGCCTCCGGCCTGGTCGCCGGCGAGGACTTCCACCTGGCCTTCTCCCCCGAGCGGATCGACCCCGGCAACGCGACCTGGGGGCTGACCAACACCCCGAAGATCGTCGGCGGCATCACTCCCGAGAGCACCGAGCGGGCCGCGACGTTCTACCGGCGCTTCGTCGACACGGTCGTCGAGGCGAGCGGACCGGCCGAGGCGGAGACCGCGAAGCTCCTGGAGAACACCTACCGCCACATCAACATCGCGCTGGTCAACGAGATGGCGCGGTTCTGCCACGAGCTCAAGATCGACCTGTGGGACGTGATCCGCTGCGCCTCGACCAAGCCGTTCGGCTTCCAGGCGTTCTACCCGGGACCAGGCGTCGGCGGCCACTGCATCCCGATCGACCCCAACTACCTCTCCCACAACGTGCGCGCGAAGCTCGGCTACCCGTTCCGGTTCGTGGAGCTGGCCGAGGAGATCAACGCGACCATGCCGTCCTACGTCGCCCACCGGGCACAGAACCTCCTCAACGCCCATGGCAAGGCGATCCACGGCTCGTCGGTGCTGCTGCTCGGCGTGACCTACAAGCCCGACATCGCCGACCAGCGTGAGTCGCCGGCCGTGCCACTGGCCCGCCACCTCGACCTCCTCGGCGCGCGCGTGGTCTACCACGACCCGAACGTCCAGAACTGGGAGCCGGGCCTCGACGTCACCCGCGCCGACGACCTGGCGACCGCACTCGCGTTCGCCGACCTGGTGATCCTGGTCCAGCCCCACAGTGCCTACGACGTCCCGGCGCTGGTCGAGTCCTCGCGACTCTTCTTCGACACCCGGGGCGTCACCCAGGGCGATGGAGCACACCGGTTGTGA
- a CDS encoding glycosyltransferase family 4 protein has protein sequence MPTHAAAAASVLARHLARSTDRVSSLPQPWLRSGSYAAAVDALTRGDLTSAAGHAEAAGAIGRLLRQQVAGDLALLTRPLETTRSTSYGPPTGGGVLHLVTNALPEVQAGYTVRTQGIARAQLSAGTPVRVVTQLGFPVTKGHLRADFEVVVDGVTHHRLLPRRLPLRADAALARGIEHAARLVEQVRPDVLHAHSNHVNAQVALALRARFAIPVVYEARGFLEETWRSRNSRGTDAETYRLARARETECMLAADAVVTLSEAMRSAIVDRGVPADRVHVVGNGVDPRFLTASQVDEGRPFTVGVVGTLNAYEGIDVLIRAVAELRDDPAQAPTRLLIVGDGPARADLEALADSLGLQGTVAFTGRVPHSAVPGIYRSIDVYAVPRADLPVTRLVPPLKPVEAMGLGRPVIASDLAPLRELVGDERGLLVPPGDRHALAAAIARLRDDPGLRHTLGAAGSSWAATHRTWAAAADSYQQIYASTRASATTRTTPSAVTTGGHR, from the coding sequence GTGCCCACCCATGCAGCAGCAGCCGCGAGCGTCCTCGCCCGCCACCTGGCCCGCAGCACCGACCGGGTCTCCTCGCTCCCCCAGCCCTGGCTCCGCTCCGGGTCGTACGCCGCGGCGGTCGACGCCCTCACCCGCGGCGACCTCACCTCGGCAGCGGGGCACGCCGAGGCGGCCGGTGCGATCGGCCGGCTGCTCCGCCAGCAGGTGGCTGGCGACCTCGCCCTGCTGACCCGGCCACTCGAGACGACCCGCTCTACGTCGTACGGACCGCCCACGGGTGGCGGCGTGCTGCACCTGGTGACGAACGCGTTGCCCGAGGTGCAGGCCGGCTACACCGTGCGCACGCAGGGCATCGCTCGCGCCCAGCTCTCGGCCGGCACTCCCGTCCGTGTCGTGACTCAGCTCGGGTTCCCCGTGACGAAGGGCCACCTCCGGGCGGACTTCGAGGTGGTCGTCGACGGGGTCACGCATCACCGCCTGCTGCCGCGACGCCTCCCGCTGCGCGCCGACGCCGCCCTCGCCCGCGGCATCGAGCACGCGGCCCGCCTGGTGGAGCAGGTCCGCCCGGACGTCCTCCACGCCCACAGCAACCACGTCAACGCCCAGGTCGCGCTCGCCCTGCGGGCCCGGTTCGCGATCCCGGTCGTCTACGAGGCGCGCGGCTTCCTCGAGGAGACCTGGCGCAGCCGGAACTCCCGCGGCACCGACGCGGAGACCTACCGGCTGGCACGGGCCCGCGAGACCGAGTGCATGCTCGCCGCCGACGCCGTCGTGACCCTGAGCGAGGCCATGCGCTCCGCGATCGTCGACCGCGGCGTCCCGGCCGACCGCGTGCACGTCGTCGGCAACGGCGTGGACCCGCGCTTCCTGACCGCGAGCCAGGTCGACGAGGGGCGGCCGTTCACCGTCGGCGTGGTCGGCACGCTCAACGCCTACGAGGGCATCGACGTCCTGATCCGGGCGGTAGCCGAGCTCCGGGATGACCCCGCCCAGGCTCCGACGCGGCTCCTGATCGTCGGCGACGGCCCGGCCCGTGCCGATCTCGAAGCCCTGGCCGACAGCCTCGGCCTGCAGGGCACGGTCGCCTTCACGGGTCGTGTGCCGCACAGCGCCGTCCCGGGGATCTACCGCTCCATCGACGTGTACGCCGTGCCCCGCGCCGACCTCCCCGTCACCCGCCTCGTGCCGCCGCTCAAGCCGGTCGAGGCCATGGGCCTCGGGCGCCCGGTGATCGCGAGCGACCTGGCGCCACTGCGCGAGCTGGTCGGGGACGAGCGCGGCTTGCTCGTCCCGCCCGGGGACCGGCACGCGTTGGCCGCAGCGATCGCGCGGCTTCGCGACGACCCCGGCCTGCGGCACACGCTCGGCGCCGCCGGCAGCTCCTGGGCCGCCACGCACCGGACCTGGGCGGCCGCCGCCGACAGCTACCAGCAGATCTACGCCAGCACCCGAGCCAGCGCCACGACCCGCACCACACCCAGCGCCGTCACCACCGGAGGACACCGATGA
- the wecB gene encoding non-hydrolyzing UDP-N-acetylglucosamine 2-epimerase yields the protein MSHLVVHITGARPNFPKAAPVIDALARQAAAAGQDVRQVLVHTGQHYDERLSDVFFRQLGLPEPDVNLGVGSGSHAEQTAAVLVGLEKLFLEGEWGRPDLVVVYGDVNSTVAAALVAAKLQIPLAHVEAGLRSFDPSMPEEVNRLVTDRLADVLLCTSADAVAHLGNEGVAPERIHLVGNPMIDTLLAHLGSFDVELARKRHDLDGRYAVATLHRPANVDSAQDVQALVTTLHSVADQVEVVLPLHPRGREALLSAGLLDHDRIRLVEPLGYVEFLGLVRGADVVVTDSGGVQEETTVLGVPCLTLRPNTERPVTITHGTNRLVTRDELAARVAEVLATPSEETDGGWPVPPLWDGQAGPRIAKVLLEVLR from the coding sequence ATGTCCCACCTCGTCGTCCACATCACCGGCGCTCGCCCGAACTTCCCCAAGGCGGCACCGGTCATCGACGCGCTCGCGCGTCAGGCGGCCGCCGCAGGGCAGGACGTGCGGCAGGTGCTGGTCCACACCGGTCAGCACTACGACGAGCGCCTTTCGGACGTGTTCTTCCGTCAGCTCGGCCTGCCCGAGCCCGACGTCAACCTCGGCGTCGGGTCCGGCTCGCACGCCGAGCAGACCGCTGCCGTGCTGGTGGGGCTGGAGAAGCTCTTCCTCGAGGGCGAGTGGGGCAGGCCCGACCTGGTCGTGGTCTATGGCGACGTGAACTCGACGGTCGCCGCTGCACTGGTGGCCGCCAAGCTGCAGATCCCACTCGCCCACGTCGAGGCGGGGTTGCGTTCCTTCGACCCCTCGATGCCGGAGGAGGTCAACCGCCTGGTCACCGACCGGCTGGCCGATGTCCTCCTCTGCACCAGCGCCGACGCCGTCGCCCACCTCGGCAACGAAGGGGTGGCACCCGAGCGGATCCACCTCGTCGGCAATCCCATGATCGACACCCTGCTGGCCCATCTCGGGAGCTTCGACGTGGAGCTGGCCCGCAAACGGCACGACCTCGACGGGCGGTACGCAGTTGCCACCCTGCACCGACCTGCCAACGTTGATTCTGCTCAGGACGTCCAGGCGCTGGTCACGACGCTGCACTCCGTTGCTGACCAGGTCGAGGTCGTGCTTCCACTTCACCCGCGCGGCCGTGAGGCGCTCCTCAGCGCGGGTCTGCTCGACCACGACCGGATCCGGCTGGTCGAGCCCCTCGGCTACGTCGAGTTCCTCGGACTGGTCCGGGGTGCCGACGTGGTCGTGACCGACTCCGGCGGCGTCCAGGAGGAGACCACGGTGCTCGGCGTACCGTGCCTCACCCTGCGCCCCAACACCGAGCGACCGGTGACCATCACGCATGGCACCAACCGCCTCGTGACGCGCGACGAGCTCGCGGCTCGTGTGGCCGAGGTGCTCGCGACACCGTCGGAGGAGACGGATGGTGGCTGGCCGGTCCCGCCCCTGTGGGACGGCCAGGCCGGTCCGCGCATCGCCAAGGTCCTGCTGGAGGTGCTCCGATGA